Part of the Bacillota bacterium genome is shown below.
TTAACTACGTCGCCGACGTTTACTACATCAAAGGGTGAGTGGACGAAGCGGTCGCTGAGCTCAGAGATGTGGGCCAAGCCGTCTTGGTGCACACCCAGGTCGATAAAGGCGCCGAAGTCGGTGATGTTGCGTACGGTGCCCCAGAGGATCATCTCCGGTTTTAGATCTTTTAGCTCCAAAATATCGGTGCGGAACATTGGCGCCGGCAGTTCCTCCCGGGGATCCCGCCCCGGTTTTTTAAGTTCGGTTATGATATCACGTAAGGTGGGAACGCCCACGCTTAGCGTTTGGGCTAACTTAGATATTTCCTCTGTCGAGAAACTCTTACGCGGAAGTTCCGGCAGAGGATAAAGTGCCATGATTTTCTCGGCCACACTGTAACTTTCGGGATGCACGCCGGTATTGTCTAAGATGTTTTCGCTTTCCGGGATCCTTAGAAAACCGGCACACTGTTCAAAAGCTTTGGGGCCCAGCCAGGGGACACGGAGCAGCTCCGGGCGTGATCTTATCAAGCCTTGCTCTTCTCTGTATTTTACCAAGTTTTGGGCCACGCTGGCTGTGATGCCGCTGACGTAGCTGAGCAGGGACGGTGAAGCAGTGTTCACATCGACACCGACGTTGTTAACACAATCCTCTACCACCCCGGCCAGCTTTTCCGTCAGTTTCTTTTGGTTTACATCGTGTTGATACTGACCCACCCCGAGCGACTTGGGATCGATCTTTACCAGTTCGGCCAGCGGGTCTTGAAGCCGGCGGGCAATGGAGACGGCCCCGCGAAATGAGACGTCCAGATGGGGAAACTCTTCGCTTCCTAGTTTAGACGCCGAGTAGACCGATGCTCCGGCCTCACTTACAATGACATAGCTTACTGGCCGATTGGCGTCCTTTATTACATCAGCCAAGAATCTCTCACTTTCCCGAGAGGCAGTGCCGTTGCCTAAGGAGACAACGTCTACCTGGTACTGATCCATGAGATCCAGGAGAATTTGCTTGGCCTCGGCAATTTTGTTCTGCGGTGGAGTGGGATAGCAAACAGCATGGGCCAGCAGCATACCCGAAGGATCGACCACAGCTATTTTGCACCCTGTCCGGTAAGCAGGGTCAAAGCCCATGATAACTTTCCCTTTTACCGGGGGTGTAAGGAGCAAATTCTTGAGGTTGCGGGCAAAAACGTCCAGAGCTTGGCTTTCCGCTTTGTCCGTAAGGAGGTTACGGATTTCTCGCT
Proteins encoded:
- a CDS encoding S1 RNA-binding domain-containing protein, with protein sequence IADDAEMRKKVRDLTYRKGMVSSSGTNDQASVYSMYFDFREPVAKIVPHRILALNRGEKEKALAVKIEVPEETIIATIQSSYLRLDSPTAQLVAQAAQDAYKRLIGPAIEREIRNLLTDKAESQALDVFARNLKNLLLTPPVKGKVIMGFDPAYRTGCKIAVVDPSGMLLAHAVCYPTPPQNKIAEAKQILLDLMDQYQVDVVSLGNGTASRESERFLADVIKDANRPVSYVIVSEAGASVYSASKLGSEEFPHLDVSFRGAVSIARRLQDPLAELVKIDPKSLGVGQYQHDVNQKKLTEKLAGVVEDCVNNVGVDVNTASPSLLSYVSGITASVAQNLVKYREEQGLIRSRPELLRVPWLGPKAFEQCAGFLRIPESENILDNTGVHPESYSVAEKIMALYPLPELPRKSFSTEEISKLAQTLSVGVPTLRDIITELKKPGRDPREELPAPMFRTDILELKDLKPEMILWGTVRNITDFGAFIDLGVHQDGLAHISELSDRFVHSPFDVVNVGDVVKVRVLSVEPERNRIGLSLKGV